In Pelodictyon luteolum DSM 273, the genomic stretch CCTCCTGCCCCGTATCTTCCCGGCATTCCCTGAGCGCCCCGAGTTCGATATCTTTGCATCGATGGATGCGGCCAAAGAGGTCGGTGGAGATTTTTATGATTTCTTTTTCATCGATGACAGTCATCTCTGTTTCCTTATTGCCGATGTTGCAGACAAAGGTGTGCCTGCGGCACTCTACATGATGGTTGCAAAGACGCTTCTGAAGTCGGAGGCGCAGCGGTTGAGAGATCCCGGTGTGATTCTTGAGCATGTGAACAACATCCTTGCCGAAGATAATGAGAGCTGCATGTTCGCTACCGTGTTCTGCGCCATACTCGATACCGCATCAGGGGAGCTGATCTTTTCGAATGCAGGCCACAACCCGCCGCTCCTCGTCGGTTCGGGCGGTGTGCGTTATCTGGACGTGAAGCCGGGATTCCTGCTTGGACCCGTGCCGGATTCCCGGTACGAGACCGAACGCATCACACTGCGCAACGGTGATGTATTCTTCCTCTATACGGACGGGGTCACCGAAGCAAAAAACAGGGAGGATGAACTGTTCGGGGAGCAGCGCCTGCTGGAGATTCTGCAGGGTGATTTCTCCATGGCGGTGGAAGATATGGTCCATGCCGTCCGCTCCAGTGTGGCGGGGTTTGCTGAAGGGGCGGCGCAGTCGGACGACATCACGATGGTTGCGCTGCAATACACGGGAAATGGCATATCAAGTTCAGCAATTGATGCCCCGCTGATTATAAGTAAAAGCTGACAGCAATAATAGACGAATCCACCCGTAATCAAGACACCATGAATAAATTGCGACCTTCAGTATTGGTGATTGTGCTCTTCTCCCTCTTCATTGTGCTTGGCGGATGCAGCCAGCGGGAGAAAATCACTGCACTGCAGCAGCTGTCAGGAAAAGAGTTCGCCGTTCCTACCGGAACTGTTGCCGACAAGCTGGTGCTCTCGAAACTGCCCGATGCACGGTTCCAGTACTATAACACCGTTATGGACGGGGCTCTTGCCGTGAAAACGGGGAAGGCGGATGCGCTGGCATATGATGAGCCCATCCTGAAAAACATTGCCGCAAAGGTCGATGGGCTTGTCATTCTCAAAGAGATGATCACGGTCGACCAGTATGGTTTTGCTGTCCGTAAAGATGACGCCCCGCTCAAGCAGGCCATCGACAGGACGCTGGGCCAGCTGAAGACGGACGGGACCGGTACGGAGATGCTGCGGCGCTGGTTTCCTGTATCCGGAAGTCCGGCTCCGATGCCCGAAATCGCCTCAAGCGGTGACAACGGAATATTGCGCCTCGGCACTTCAAGCGTGACTGAGCCTTTTTCATTTGTTGATGGCAGCGGGATGGTTGTCGGGTATGACATCGAGCTTGCCCGGCGTGTAGCTGCGGGGCTCAGCCAGAAGCTTGAGGTCGTGAACATGGACTTCGGCGCGCTGATCCCGGCCCTGATGTCCGGCAAGGTAGACATGATTGCAGCCTGCATCACCATTACCGAAGAGCGCTCAGAAAAGGTACTCTTTTCAGAGCCTTATTATACGGGCGGAATCGCCGCAATGGTGGCTCAATGAAGGGGCGCATGCATAGATGGTTTCCGGTCCTTTTTATCCTTGCCCTGCTTTCCGGCTGCGGCAAAGATGCGCAGGAGATCCGCTCGATTGAGGATGCCCGCAACGCAAGGATTGGAGTGATGACCGGTTCGACCGGCGAAGAGCTGGCGCTGCAGATGTTTCCTGACGCCGATATCAAGAGTTTCGATGACGTCATGGACGCCGTCACCGCGATGATGTCCGGCAAGCTGGATGCAATCGTCACAGCCTATCCCACGGCGCTGCAGGTAACCAAGAAGCATACTGCATTCCGTGTCCTCGAAGAACCGCTCCGCAACGAGAATACATGCATTGCCCTGAGGAAAGGCAATCCGGCACTCATCACTACCTTGAACGGCATCATCGATTCGCTCCACCAGGATGGTACGCTTGCCGACATGCGCAGGCGGTGGTTTAAAAAGGACCTGTCCCCATACGAGGAACGCACGCTTGAGGTGCCGACGAAGGGGGAGGTACTTAAAATAGGTGTCACCGCCACAAGGGAGCCGATGTCGTTCATGGACAGGGATGCAGAGGTCAGCGGATTCGACGGAGAACTGGCACGCATCATCGGCCGGGTTCTCCGCCGGCCGGTAGAGTTCCATAACATGAAGTTCATGGGGCTTATTCCTGCTCTTCAGTCTGCAAAGATCGATCTGGTGATTACCGGTATGACGGCCACGGCTGAGCGGAAGCGATCGGTTGATTTCACAAAGACCTATTTCGAGAACGCCCAGGTTATGCTGGTCAAGACCGCAGCTCCCCACGGTGATGGCAAGGTAAGGGTACTGAAGGATATCGACGGGAAACGGGTTGCGGTGCTGTCGGGTTCTGCCGGTGACCTTGCCGCGCGCCGCCGGTTCCGCGATTCAGAGTTCCTTGTGATGGAAAATGCAGCCGATGCTGCCGTTGCCCTGAACACCCGAAAGGCGGATGCATTTATCTATGACAGGAGCGTGCTCGAGAATATTGCCCGACAAGAGCCGGGGCTTGTGATTCTTGGAGAGCCGGTGGCGAAGCTTGAGGTTGCCGCAGCCCTCAAGAAGGGTAATACGGCGCTTGCTTCGGAGTTGAACGAGGCGATTGGGGCGTTCACAGAAGACGGCACTCTTGCCATACTCAGAAAGAAATGGATCGACGGGGATGGCGGCTCCCTTCAGGAATCGAATGCAGGCGGGAGGAAAGGCGAAGCAGAGCTTCGGATGGGGACCTGCGCTACCCTGGCTCCATTCTCCTATCATGCGAATGGAGAAATCACGGGACTTGACATTGAGCTGGCAAGGATGATCGGCAATCGGCTCCAGAAAAAAATCACGCTTGTCGACATGCCGTTCGGAGCCCTGATTCCGGCACTGCAGGCGGGCAAGATTGATTTTGCCCTTTCTAACTTCAATGTCACCGAAGAGCGAAAGAAGCTGATCCTGTTCTCGAGGCCCTATCTTCAGAATGACATTTCCGCGCTTGTGCTCCGTTCAGCCGCTGCTCCCGCGGCACCGGTTTCGGAGGGGGCATCACTTTCAGCTCCTGATCTGAACGGCACGCGGGTTGCCGTGCTGCTTGGTTCCACGCATGACACCTATGCACTCAGTCACTACCCGAACGCAACGCTCCTGCAGTACAAGACCCCATCCGACATCATTCTGGCCGTCAAGAGCGGCAAGGTGGACGCGGGCATATACACAACCGAGACCCTCCGGGAGATTTTCAGGGCAGACCCGTCCCTTGAGCTCAAGGGCGGGGTCCTGTTCTCCGTACCCGTGGCCATGGGGTTCAATAAGCAGAATGACAGCCTTCGGGAGCAATTCAATGTCTTTCTTCAAGACATCCGTCAAAACGGTGTCTATCGGGATATGGTCGACCGCTGGATCACCCGGGGTGAGGATGCAATGCCCTCCATTTCCGGCACAAGGGCCAATGGCGTCCTGAGGGTCGGGGTTGTCAGCGACAAGGGGCTTCCGTTCATGATTGTCAAAAACAACCGCCTGGTAGGGTTTGACGAGGAGCTCGCAGAACGGTTTGCCGCATATCTCGGCAAGGAGATCAAGACAAGTGATATGGATTTCGGCAACTTGATCGCAGCTGCGGCCACGAACAAGATTGACATGATTGCCAGCACGCTCATGATTACCCCGGAACGGGCACTCCAGATCAGTTTTTCTGATCCATATTATGAGATTGGGGCAAGCGCTTTCGTCATGAAGACGGGGGAGGCTGAGGCTGTCGCTGGAAACGACGCTCCGGGTGCTGCATACTCCTTCATTCAGCCCATTGTGGACGGATTCCAGAATAATATCATAAAGGAAAACCGCTGGAAACTGATTCTCAGCGGACTGAGAGTCACCGTAATCATTTCGGTGCTTTCAGCTCTGTTCGGCACGGTGCTCGGGGCGGGTGTATGCGCCATGCGCATGTCATCGGCCAAAACCTTGAAGACGCTGGCATCGGTGTTCATTTCCCTGCTTCGGGGAACGCCTGTATTGGTGCTGTTGATGCTGATTTTTTATGTCGTGTTCGCATCGGTCTCCATTGATCCTGTGGCTGTTGCCGTCATTGCCTTCGGGCTGAATTTTGCAGCCTATGTGGCCGAAATTTTCCGGAGCGGTGTGGAGAGCATCGACAATGGGCAGCGTGAGGCGGGGATTTCCATGGGGTTCACCCGGCTTCGTACCTTCCTGCTCATCATCCTTCCTCAGACCATCCAGCGCATCCTGCCGGTGTACAAGGGCGAGTTCCTTTCGCTCGTTAAAATGACCTCGATCGTCGGATACATCGCTGTCGAGGACCTCACGAAAGCAGGCGACATCATCCGGAGCAGGACTTTCGATGCATTCTTTCCCCTCATCATGGTAGCAATACTGTACTTTTCAATTTCCTGGCTGCTGTTGCAGTCGATGGCATATCTTGAACGAAGGACGGATCCGAAATTCAAACGGATAAAGACAGCGGTATGAGAAAGCTGGCCATGATATCCGCACTTCTTTTCGTTGCAGCGTCGCTGGTAGTCGGAACATCTTTAAACGGCGCAACCCTCCGCTCACCCGATGACCTCAGGCTTGGGCGGATAGGGGTCCTTCAGGGGACCATCCATGAGCGCTATGCCATGAAAGCCTGGCCTGAGGCGACGATACTCCAGTACCAGTCTCCGTCTGATCTCTTGCTGGCGGTGAAGTCTGGAAAGGCAGACGCTGCCATTTACAGTGATGACGAACTCATGGTGATGCTACGCCAGAACGGTGACCTTGCCGTTCTGGGGGATGAGCTGCTTGCAACCCCGCTCGGCATGGGGTTCCGCTACGAACAGACTGAACTGCGCAGCGCATTCAACAATTTCCTCCGGGACATCATGGCTGACGGGCGGCAGGACGCGATGGTCCGCTACTGGATGAAGGACGGCGGAACCCGGATGCCGGCGATTGCAGCATCGGCAGAGAACGAAGTGCTCAGGGTTGGTATTCTCAGCGATAACGGTATGCCGTTCTGCGCACTTATCGATAACCGGCTTACCGGATACTCCATTGAACTGCTCGACAGGTTCGGGCTGTACACAGGGCGGAAGATTACCTATGTGAATATCGAGTTCGGGAGCATGATAGCCGCTCTTGCAAGCCGAAAAATCGACATGATCGGCGCCGTGATGGCAATTACCCCTGAGCGGCGCAAAAAGGTTGCTTTTTCCGACCCTTACTATGCACAGGGAGCCCACCTCTTTGCCCTGAAAAAGAACATTGCATCATTACCTCAACCCTCGACAGCCGGCAGTGTAAAGGATGGGGAGTCTTTCCTTGCGGGGATTGCCGAAAGTTTCCGGAGCAACATCCTGCTGGAGAACCGCTGGCAGCTCATCCTTGAGGGGTTCCGGACAACCCTTGTCATTTCCGTGTTTTCCGCACTGCTTGGAACCCTCTTCGGCGCCCTGGTCTGTTTTATGAGAATGTCACGCCTCAACATCCTGAGGGTGTCGGCCGGAGTTTTCATCTCGCTGCTTCGCGGCACGCCGGTGCTGGTGCTCCTGATGCTGGTATTCTATGTGGTCTTTGCCTCCGTCAACATCGACCCGGTGCTGGTGGCAGTCATCGCCTTCGGACTGAACTTTGCAGCCTACTCTGCGGAAATCTTCCGGGCCGGCATTGAGGGTATCGACAGGGGGCAGACCGAGGCGGGTATCGCGATGGGCTTTACCGGGCCGGCAACGTTTTACTTCATTGTTCTGCCGCAGACCCTGCAGCGCATCCTGCCGGTCTACAAAGGGGAGTTCATTTCATTGGTGAAAATGACCTCGATTGTGGGCTATATCGCGGTGCAGGATCTGACGAAAGCTGGAGATATCATCCGAAGCCGTACCTTCGATGCCTTTTTCCCGCTCATTATGGTAGCGGCATTATATTTCTTTCTCTCATGGGCTCTCATGCGCATGCTTGAATACCTTGAAGGCATGATGGCCCCAAAACACCGGAACCGAACCGTTGCAGCATGATACAGATCAAGCATCTTTCCAAGAAGTTCGGGGCACTTGAAGTACTCCGCGATGTAAGCATCACCGTCCGGAAAGGAGAAGTGATTTCAATCATCGGCCCCTCCGGTACGGGAAAAAGCACATTCCTGCGATGCATCAACCTGCTTGATCGTCCGAGTGGAGGGTCGATTGTCATCAATGGAGTCGATATTCTTGATCCCAAAGCCGATGTACCGGCCATCCGCAGGAAGATGAACATGGTGTTCCAGTCCTTTAACCTGTATCAGCATCTTTCCGTGATGGACAACCTGACCCTCGGTCCTGTGAAGCTGTTGCAGACCGGCAGGCAGGATGCGGAGAAAAAGGCGCTCGAGCTGCTCAAGCTTGTAGGGCTTGCTGAAAAGGCTGACAGTTTTCCCGATGAGCTGTCCGGAGGCCAGAAACAGCGTGTAGCCATTGCCCGCTGCCTGGCGATGGAGCCATCAATCATTCTGTTCGACGAGCCGACCTCTGCACTTGATCCTACCATGGTAAGCGAGGTGCTGGCTGTCATCCGCCGTCTGGCCCGGGACGGTATGACCATGCTCATCGTTACCCATGAAATGAAGTTTGCAAGGGATGTGTCCAGCAGGGTGCTCTATATGGACGAGGGTGTGATTTATGAGGAGGGGCCCCCTGAGCAGATCTTTGACAACCCCCAGAAGGAGAGGACGAAAATCTTCATCAATCGGGTGAGGAGCTTCAACTACCGGATTGCTTCCCCCGATTACGATCTATATGCCATGAATGCGGAAATTGAGCTGTTCTGTGAAAAGCAGATCCTTCCGCTGAAGTCCCGACAGAGTCTGCAGCTGCTCGTCGAAGAGGTCCTGCAGATATGCGCAGATACCCTGCGCTCCACGGCGATCGAGCTGGCCATAACCCATTCGGAAAAGACCGGGGAGATAAAGCTTCTGGTCGAGAGCGGAGGAGCAGAGGAGAACATCCTTGAATCGGCAGCCCTGCCGGACGAACTGGGCCTGACGATCATCCGCAATCTTACCCGGAGCATTGCATACAAGCGGGATGGTGGTCAAAACAGGCTCACATTGATCTTAAAAGAACAATAAATGAAAGGTGGTCAAAATGGAATTCCAGATACAAAAAGAAACAGCGGCAACGGTTGTTGCTGTCATCGGCAGGATGGACGCCGTAACGGCTCCCGAGTATGAAAAAAAACTTGCCGGGATGATGGACGAAGGGGAAAAGAATTTCATCATTGATTTCGGCAAGCTCGACTATATCAGCAGTGCCGGTTTGAGGGCTTTGCTCATGACTGGCAAAAGAGTCAAAAGCCTCGGGGGTCTTATGCTGCTTGCCAATATTGGCGGTGCAGTCAAGGACGTGTTTGCGATCTCCGGTTTCGGAACAATCTTTCCAATGCACGATACCGTGCAGAGTGCGCTTGGCGCAGCTGAAGAGTAGACGATGATGCCGGAAGAACGGATAAGGGTTGATGCGAAGCTTGACCGGCTTGAGGAGATAGTCGGTTTCGTGGAGGACTGTGCCGATCGGTTCAGGCTGGAAGACTCCCGGAAATTCGGGCTGAACATTGCCGTTGAAGAGGCTGTTGTCAATATCTGCAGTTATGCATACCCTGATACTGAAGGCATGCTTGATGTGGCGTGCAGGGTTACGGATGAGTCACTCGTGATTGAACTGTCCGATTCAGGTATCCCTTTCAACATCCTTACGCTTCCTGACCCTGAAACAGATGCTGCGATAGAGGATCGGGAAATCGGAGGCCTTGGCGGCTATTTCATCCGGCAGTTCAGCGATGCTGTCAGTTATACACGAAGGGATGGAATGAATGTTCTGACCCTTGTGTTCCGGCGTGGAGCATCAATAGAGCTGCCATGAACACAAAACCACCCAATCTGACCTATGGCCTTGAGGACACCCCGCCTTTTCCGGTGAATGTTCTGCTCGGCTTTCAGCACGCGGCCCTTGCCCTGGTGTTCATTGTCTATCCTCTCATGCGCCTTGCTGCCGCTCTCATGGGGCAGTATGCCGACAGTGTGACGACTGGGATATACAACGGTAAGCAGGACATTTCCATGCACGTTGATCACTGATATCCGGCAGTTCAATGACTTCAGCGCTCGGCACTTTCCAGGTCTCTTTCCACATCACGCTGGAAATCGCATGAGAGGTAATCGAAGTTCATGGGCATTGCCAGCTCAAGAGCTGTGATGAACTGTATGCCCGCATTGATGTTTGCAGGAGTGCACTCAAGCAGATGCCCGCCATGGTGCCTGTCACGCGAAAGAAAATGGAGATGAAGGCCGGGTACACTGACCGAGCCCATGAACGCAGGGGTATAGAATCCGACCAGCGTTCCCTCGATTTCCTGATACTCAAAGATTGGCTGGTCTTTTGCGACCTCAGCGAGGGGCCGGTAGTTTTCCTGACGGGGTACTGAGCGGACTTTCATGGAAGAAAAGGTCCCCTCGATGCGGATGGCGTAAAAAATGTTCAGGGACGGAAGGAGGCTGTACAGCCAAGCCTGAAACTCCGGATAGGGCGTTCTC encodes the following:
- a CDS encoding transporter substrate-binding domain-containing protein, which encodes MNKLRPSVLVIVLFSLFIVLGGCSQREKITALQQLSGKEFAVPTGTVADKLVLSKLPDARFQYYNTVMDGALAVKTGKADALAYDEPILKNIAAKVDGLVILKEMITVDQYGFAVRKDDAPLKQAIDRTLGQLKTDGTGTEMLRRWFPVSGSPAPMPEIASSGDNGILRLGTSSVTEPFSFVDGSGMVVGYDIELARRVAAGLSQKLEVVNMDFGALIPALMSGKVDMIAACITITEERSEKVLFSEPYYTGGIAAMVAQ
- a CDS encoding ABC transporter permease subunit (The N-terminal region of this protein, as described by TIGR01726, is a three transmembrane segment that identifies a subfamily of ABC transporter permease subunits, which specificities that include histidine, arginine, glutamine, glutamate, L-cystine (sic), the opines (in Agrobacterium) octopine and nopaline, etc.); the encoded protein is MKGRMHRWFPVLFILALLSGCGKDAQEIRSIEDARNARIGVMTGSTGEELALQMFPDADIKSFDDVMDAVTAMMSGKLDAIVTAYPTALQVTKKHTAFRVLEEPLRNENTCIALRKGNPALITTLNGIIDSLHQDGTLADMRRRWFKKDLSPYEERTLEVPTKGEVLKIGVTATREPMSFMDRDAEVSGFDGELARIIGRVLRRPVEFHNMKFMGLIPALQSAKIDLVITGMTATAERKRSVDFTKTYFENAQVMLVKTAAPHGDGKVRVLKDIDGKRVAVLSGSAGDLAARRRFRDSEFLVMENAADAAVALNTRKADAFIYDRSVLENIARQEPGLVILGEPVAKLEVAAALKKGNTALASELNEAIGAFTEDGTLAILRKKWIDGDGGSLQESNAGGRKGEAELRMGTCATLAPFSYHANGEITGLDIELARMIGNRLQKKITLVDMPFGALIPALQAGKIDFALSNFNVTEERKKLILFSRPYLQNDISALVLRSAAAPAAPVSEGASLSAPDLNGTRVAVLLGSTHDTYALSHYPNATLLQYKTPSDIILAVKSGKVDAGIYTTETLREIFRADPSLELKGGVLFSVPVAMGFNKQNDSLREQFNVFLQDIRQNGVYRDMVDRWITRGEDAMPSISGTRANGVLRVGVVSDKGLPFMIVKNNRLVGFDEELAERFAAYLGKEIKTSDMDFGNLIAAAATNKIDMIASTLMITPERALQISFSDPYYEIGASAFVMKTGEAEAVAGNDAPGAAYSFIQPIVDGFQNNIIKENRWKLILSGLRVTVIISVLSALFGTVLGAGVCAMRMSSAKTLKTLASVFISLLRGTPVLVLLMLIFYVVFASVSIDPVAVAVIAFGLNFAAYVAEIFRSGVESIDNGQREAGISMGFTRLRTFLLIILPQTIQRILPVYKGEFLSLVKMTSIVGYIAVEDLTKAGDIIRSRTFDAFFPLIMVAILYFSISWLLLQSMAYLERRTDPKFKRIKTAV
- a CDS encoding ABC transporter substrate-binding protein/permease (The N-terminal region of this protein, as described by TIGR01726, is a three transmembrane segment that identifies a subfamily of ABC transporter permease subunits, which specificities that include histidine, arginine, glutamine, glutamate, L-cystine (sic), the opines (in Agrobacterium) octopine and nopaline, etc.), with translation MRKLAMISALLFVAASLVVGTSLNGATLRSPDDLRLGRIGVLQGTIHERYAMKAWPEATILQYQSPSDLLLAVKSGKADAAIYSDDELMVMLRQNGDLAVLGDELLATPLGMGFRYEQTELRSAFNNFLRDIMADGRQDAMVRYWMKDGGTRMPAIAASAENEVLRVGILSDNGMPFCALIDNRLTGYSIELLDRFGLYTGRKITYVNIEFGSMIAALASRKIDMIGAVMAITPERRKKVAFSDPYYAQGAHLFALKKNIASLPQPSTAGSVKDGESFLAGIAESFRSNILLENRWQLILEGFRTTLVISVFSALLGTLFGALVCFMRMSRLNILRVSAGVFISLLRGTPVLVLLMLVFYVVFASVNIDPVLVAVIAFGLNFAAYSAEIFRAGIEGIDRGQTEAGIAMGFTGPATFYFIVLPQTLQRILPVYKGEFISLVKMTSIVGYIAVQDLTKAGDIIRSRTFDAFFPLIMVAALYFFLSWALMRMLEYLEGMMAPKHRNRTVAA
- a CDS encoding amino acid ABC transporter ATP-binding protein, which encodes MIQIKHLSKKFGALEVLRDVSITVRKGEVISIIGPSGTGKSTFLRCINLLDRPSGGSIVINGVDILDPKADVPAIRRKMNMVFQSFNLYQHLSVMDNLTLGPVKLLQTGRQDAEKKALELLKLVGLAEKADSFPDELSGGQKQRVAIARCLAMEPSIILFDEPTSALDPTMVSEVLAVIRRLARDGMTMLIVTHEMKFARDVSSRVLYMDEGVIYEEGPPEQIFDNPQKERTKIFINRVRSFNYRIASPDYDLYAMNAEIELFCEKQILPLKSRQSLQLLVEEVLQICADTLRSTAIELAITHSEKTGEIKLLVESGGAEENILESAALPDELGLTIIRNLTRSIAYKRDGGQNRLTLILKEQ
- a CDS encoding STAS domain-containing protein translates to MEFQIQKETAATVVAVIGRMDAVTAPEYEKKLAGMMDEGEKNFIIDFGKLDYISSAGLRALLMTGKRVKSLGGLMLLANIGGAVKDVFAISGFGTIFPMHDTVQSALGAAEE
- a CDS encoding ATP-binding protein; the encoded protein is MMPEERIRVDAKLDRLEEIVGFVEDCADRFRLEDSRKFGLNIAVEEAVVNICSYAYPDTEGMLDVACRVTDESLVIELSDSGIPFNILTLPDPETDAAIEDREIGGLGGYFIRQFSDAVSYTRRDGMNVLTLVFRRGASIELP
- the budA gene encoding acetolactate decarboxylase; the protein is MGSSIYFCAPVNALVEGIYRQKIPFTEIKKHGDFGLGTFDDLDGEMVMFDGKIYQITSDGVAAMVDDATLTPFSCVTFYSPVSHDSLDRRTPYPEFQAWLYSLLPSLNIFYAIRIEGTFSSMKVRSVPRQENYRPLAEVAKDQPIFEYQEIEGTLVGFYTPAFMGSVSVPGLHLHFLSRDRHHGGHLLECTPANINAGIQFITALELAMPMNFDYLSCDFQRDVERDLESAER